ATGTTTTACTACAGAAAAATGAATAAATAAATGAAATGACCTTCTCTAATTAAAGAAGGCCATTTTTTAATTCAGGAACCAATATTAAATGTAGCACTGCCTTTTGCTATAGGCGTTCTCGCTTGTAAGTCATTCAGTGGGTCTTTATACCTGGTTTGGAATTTTCGCATGAACGTTTTTGCATTTTGTCGGTTAGCTATGATGCTGCGTATCACGGTTCAAAAGTAGCTGTACATGATGAAATCACTGGTGTATATCTATGTAGGGTATCAAGCTGTGGTTATAGCATTTTTTTGAGCTGGGATATACGGGCTTGGGAAACCTCAAGTATTTTGGCATATTCGTGCTGTGCTGCATTGGGGTGCTTTTGCATTAATTCTTTTAGACTTTCGATCATCTGTTGTGTCGATCGCCGCAGACGTTTGGACTCTTTATTAGATCGTTGTGAGTTGGATAAAGCTGATTTGGCTGGTCTTAGGACTGGGCTGAAATTTACCCCCTTCTTTAAACTCTCAATACATTCCCCGCAAATAAAGCTGTCTCTAAAATAAGTTAATTGTTCTGTTGAACCACACATTTTACACGTCACCCCAGTATATTTTCGAAAGGCGAGAATACCGGTTTCCTCATCTGCAAAAATCTCAACAGGATCACCCACATTATAATCCATGGAAATTCGCATTTCTTTGGGAATAACGATACGGCCTAACGCATCTAGGGGACGTGTCATACCTGTACTTTTCAAATGATAACCTCCTTTTTTATATCCTTATAATACTAAATAGTTATGATAAAAAAGAATAGGCTTAGAGAAGCAATCGCATATATTTAGTAAACTGTTGAAAAGTATACAAGTAATTACCAATATGTGTTTATTTATTGAGGGGTGTGTGAGGGTAATTATAAAGAATTACCGATATATATTCATAAATAATATTCTAGTTGGCAATAAAATTTTTAGTAATACGGGATAAGGAGCAAGCTGTGGAGGCAATCGATTCCCATGCTGTATGAGGTGGCGTTTGGTGTGTAGAATTGGATGCAATATAAGGCGGTGCGGGTATGAACTCGATTAGCACGTGAAGGTCTTCAGACCGACCAGATTGTGGACGATATTATCAGCCATGTTGACGATTTTGGTTATGAGGCACAAATGCCCACGTTCTATTTTCTGTCCGGACTGACGGGCAATAAGAAGGTTGCCTCGCTGCTGTAAGGTAGTAGGAATCTTAATTTTGCACTCTTTACTATGAAAACTTATACTTATCGTTAAAGCTGACTTGAAGAGAAAATTTAAGAATGAGGAGGGGAATAACCATGTACTCCATTAAAGAAGTTCAAATCAAGAGCGGATTGCCCGCATCTACCCTTCGTTATTATGAAAAAGAAGGCATATTACCTGATGTCGGTCGGGATGAAGGGGGAAGAAGGGTATATACCGAAAAACAAATCGATTGGATCAGGTTCCTTATGGCTATGAAAGATACAGGGATGACCATTGAAGAAATTAAGGCATACCTTGAGCTAAATGTAAAAGGAGAAGCCACAATCCAAGAGAGAAGAGATTTCCTTGTAGCCCACAAAAAGAAGGTGGAGGAACATGTGGCACAAACGCAGCACAATTTGGAGAAAATTATTCAAAAGATAGCTTTTTATGATCGTGTGGTTATGGGAAAAAGCCTCTCTTAGGTATCGTTTGATCTGTAAATAGTGGTTAAGTCAAATCGAATATATGGAGCCCCCGGCATATTTGAAAATACGCGTTGGTGGGCTTTTTTTGCATAGTTATCTAAAGATGCCGATTGTAGGTCGCAAGTATGAAAAATGGTTGGTAAATGAGCGGTTCACAATGCGCTTATAGGGTAAAAGTGTAGTACCAAGGTGGGCAAGTGGGGGCGTTGACTCTCACGCCACGTGAGACTGTAGACTGTCAGGCAAGGGAGGTGAAGCGGAATGGCTTATACGGTGAAGGAAGTATCTAATCTGTCGGGAATCAGCGTACGAACCTTGCATTATTATGATGAAATAGGATTGCTGAAACCGCATCATATTGGAAATAATGGATATCGCTATTACGAACAGGAACAACTGTTGAGGCTTCAGCAAATCATGGTATATAGGGAACTGGATTTGCCTTTATCTGAAATTGGAAATGTGCTGGAGCAAACCAAGGAACAAAAGGCCGAGGTTTTGCAAGAGCATCGAGCCAAGGTCGAGGCCAAAGTCTTCCGCTTGCATACTCTCCTACAAACCATCGACGAAACGGTGGCTCATTTGAAAGGGGAACAAGCAATGAAACCAGAGCAAATGTACCAAGGGTTTAACCCGGAAAAGCAGGAAATGTATGAACATGATTTGACAGACCGTTATGGTCAAGAGGCTCAGAAAACAATTCAGGAGAGCAAGACGGCGACGGAGAACTGGAGCAAAGAGGATTATTTGGATTCGCAGGCAGAGGCTGACCAGATTCATCGACGGCTGGCTGAAGCCATGAATAAAGGATTGAAGCATAACAGTGAAGAAGTACAGGCGCTGATCCGCCGTCATCTTCAATGGGTAAGCCGATTTTATACTCCTACCGCAGAAATTTATAGCGGGCTGGGAGATTTGTATGTCGAGCATGAGGATTTCAATAAAATGTATGAAGGCTATCGCCCCGGGCTGGCTGAGTATTTGCGAGACGGAATGAAGGTGCTGGCCGAACGGGAATTAAACTAGCAACAGCTGATGAAAGGGCTTAAATGATATGAAAAAGAGGTGAACAACAAGCCGATTTGACGGCCTGCTGTTCACCCTTTTTTTGTGTAAAACAGCTTACATGCTGCTTGGTACTGTTCTCATGCCTTGCTGACTGCTGTTTCCGAACTGCTGCATGTTACCACTGCCTGCAAAATGCTGTCCGGTCGACCCCATATGCTGCGGAAAGCTGTGATTCATATGGCTTCCTGCACTAAAGGTGGATGGTTGCATACTACGGGAAGCATAGTTATCGCCAAATCCAGGCTGAGTCATTTGGCTGCTCGAGCGGATAGTGTTTTCCAGCTGACTACACAGTTGAATAACTTGTTGGTATTGTTGCATAGCTTTTTGGTGGTCCTGGATTGCGGTTTGGATCATTTGAGCTGCATTACGTTCACGTTGCATCAGGTTTTCAAGGCTGGATGCATTTTGTTGCTCTTGTTGCAGCAACTGCTGATACATGGCGGTTCCTTGCTGTGTTTGTTGTGCCAATTGCTGAATAATTTGTTCACATTGATGAAGTTGTTGTTGTGGAGCCATGTTGTTGAACATTGATCATCAATCTCCTTCGCCGGATAGTTTTGGGTTTCAGACCCTCCTATATTGTGGCGAAGGAAGACGATATATATGCGCTATTTTTGGTTATAGGCTGGCTAACAGAATAGCCGTAAATTCCTCTAGGAATACACGATCTTCGTGATCAAAACGACCTTTAAGTGGGCTGTCAATGTCCAGCACTCCTATCAGCTCCCCATTCTTGACAAGGGGAATAACGATTTCACTATTGGAAGCAGCGTCACAGGCAATATGTCCTGGAAACGCATGTACATCATCTATAACAAGCGTTCGTTGTTCTGCTGCTGCGGTACCGCATACGCCACGTCCCAACGGAATCCGTATACATGCAGGTAAGCCCTGGAAAGGACCAAGTACAAGCTCAGTGCCATCATAAAGATAGAAACCGCTCCAGTTAATATTTGGAAGGAAGTGACCGAGTAATGCTGAAGCATTTGCTAGATTAGCAATGGTATTGGATTCATCATGAATCAGTGCCCGGAGTTGCCCGAGAACGGATTCGAATTGTTCATGACGTGTGCCTTCGTAAGGTATAGTTTGAAACATGTAGAGTTCACGCTCCTAACATTAAATTTTCACATGAAGTGCTGTATAAATCGCCAAAAATAGGTAATTATGCAATTCGCTTTTACCATTGGTTAATTAATTTAAGATATAACGATTGTGTATATTCAGTCAAGTGGAAAACTATACGTTTTAGCGGGGCAAACAATATCGAAAGTAATTCAGCAAGGGTTGCCCTCATCTGTTTCCAGCTTATCCTCTATGGGTAAAAACAGTGTAACATGGTTGGCCTAGGCCAGGGAGGAGTTACAATTATGCATGCAGATGTTCAGAACTTGTTTATCCGTATACAGATGCTTTCTTATGCACATCAGAACGATCTCACGATAAGAGATATTCAACCTGTGTTGGAAGAGCGCGGTTACCGTGTAGGAGAACGTGAGGTCAAGCAGGAGCTTGAAAACCTGACGCAGGAAAACTTTCTGACACCGCATGATGATATGTACAGCATTACCGGTGCAGGGATCGATGAATTACAGGAAATTCAGTCGATGCTGGACGTACTGTACAAGGATGTTGTGAAGAAAGCGACACGCACCACTACCCGTGTCTCTTCTTAAAAGGCTTAGATGCTCAATACTTTTGATTCGGAAGACAAGCTCTCAAACGGTTTAATCTCTTATAAAATAGAAGATGCCCTTCTAATTCCTAATCCTAGGAACAGAAGGGCATCTTCTATATATATAAGCTTCTCAGCTTTAAATAAGGTTGTGTTTGTTGAAGGTGTGTGCTTAAATGTAGCGTATATTTATTGTCATTTTAAATGCTGGAAGGATGATTGAACATGTGTGCATATGCATGTAAGGGGCATATACCACCGCAGGAAAGTTCGCGTCTTCGGCTGCGAAGGATGGAAAGCGGGGATGCGGCTACGATGTTCGCTTGCTGGTCTGACCCGGAGGTTCACCGTTATATGAACCTTTCTGGTATGTCAGGGCGTGAGGACGCAGAGGATATGATTGAGCTGTTGAATGAGCTGGCGAAGACGGAGGATGCGCTGCGCTGGGGAATAGAGCTGAAGGAGAACGGGAAGTTGATTGGAAGCTGTGGTTTTAATTATTGGCAGACAGAGGGAGCTTATAAAGCTGAGATTGGTTATGAGATAGCCAAGCCTTATTGGCGACAGGGTTACATGACCGAGGCGCTAAGCTTGGTGCTGTCATTCGGGTATAACACGATTCGGTTGAATCGGATCGAAGCGCTGGTGGACCCGCGCAATACAGGCTCGCAAGCTCTGCTGTCCTCGATGGGCTGGACACAGGAAGGACTGTTGCGGCAGGTACAGCATACATCTACAGGCTTTAAGGATATGCTGATGTATTCTTTACTGCATGAAGAATGGCTCAGACTGGAGGCACAACGAAATGCTGTTTCAGTATAACGGCGGTTCATCACCACTGCACAGACTAGGGCCGTTAAGTAAGCTAATATGGGTGGGATGCTTTAGCCTCCTGTCGATGGTTTGGGATTCGACGCTGCGGGAAGCAGTTCTCTTGGCTGTACTGATTGCTGTGGCTGGCTTGGGCGCACGTTTGACCTTAGCACGCCAGCTTCGGGCTATGTCATTCCTGATTGGGTTAGGCATCCCATATTTTATATTGTCTATCCTAGCGATTCGAGAAGGACATCCCGTGGCTTCATGGGGACCCATTGTCATTACAGCAGAGGGACTGGACATCGCAGGGGCGTTAACGTTGCGGATTTTTGTGTTGTTTTTGGCGTCTTATATCTATCTCTCGACGACCGATCCCCGAGATTTTGTGCAGGCATTGAATCTGCGCTTGCGTGTTCCTTATCGGTTTGCGTTCGGTATTTCAGTGGCACTGACGTTTCTCCCCTTATTGGAAGAAGAAGGGCGAACCATTATGGCAGCACGGCGTGTTCGTGGACAGGAACCACCACGAGGGTGGAGCCATCGGTTATCATGGTGGAGCGGGTATGCGGCTGCCGTGTTGGTGAATGCTGTAAGACGGGTTCAGCAGACGGCGCTGGCTATGGAGGGCAAAGGTTTCGGTGCTTATGCGGAACGGACTTATCTTCGTACACTGAAGAATGGGCGTTTAGGCAACTTATGTGCTGTGACTGCTGTAGTAGCTACGGCTGTTTTAGGGTGGAGCTTATAAAGTGAAGCCTCTTATTTTTAGTCTTATTGTCAACCTATGAAATACAATTAGGTTGACAATAAGACTGCAGATGAATACATTTATACAGTAGCAGCTTGTATAAGGATCAGAGCTGCAATCTTATAGATTAGATAGGGAGAGGAGTCAAGAATACATATGAAGGAATCTCGTATGTTTGCAAAGTTTACAACGCTGGATATCGTACTCATGGCGATGCTGGCCACGTTGAACGGCGTCATGACCGTGTATTTGTCGCTCATTAACAAAACATTAAACAGTCTGGGAGGGCCTATCGCAACTTCCACTATTGTCGGTCTGTACATGATATACGGTTTGTTGGCCTATTATATTATTCGTAAGCCGGGTACGGCGGTTATTGCTTATGCTTTTGGTGCGGTAGTGCAGTCTTTTATGGGCTCTGCCTATGGAATTGCTTCTATTATTGCGGCGGCTGTCTGCTATATGATTGCGGCTGAGTTGGTATTTGCTTTGTTGCGGTATCGGCGCTGGAACGCAGTTTCGCTGATGCTAGTGGGTGGGGCTATGGTTCCGCTGTGGTTTATTGTGGCAGCCAATATGTTTGGCTATATGCATTGGGGGTGGAAGGTGCTGACGATTGCACTGGTCGTTCGTATCCTGAGCGGCATTGTCCTGTGTGGTCTGCTGACGAAAGTGCTGGGCGATGCCTTAAATCGTACGGGACTGTTAAAACGGTTTGAACTAGGACGC
The Paenibacillus peoriae DNA segment above includes these coding regions:
- a CDS encoding GAF domain-containing protein, encoding MFQTIPYEGTRHEQFESVLGQLRALIHDESNTIANLANASALLGHFLPNINWSGFYLYDGTELVLGPFQGLPACIRIPLGRGVCGTAAAEQRTLVIDDVHAFPGHIACDAASNSEIVIPLVKNGELIGVLDIDSPLKGRFDHEDRVFLEEFTAILLASL
- a CDS encoding MerR family transcriptional regulator — protein: MYSIKEVQIKSGLPASTLRYYEKEGILPDVGRDEGGRRVYTEKQIDWIRFLMAMKDTGMTIEEIKAYLELNVKGEATIQERRDFLVAHKKKVEEHVAQTQHNLEKIIQKIAFYDRVVMGKSLS
- a CDS encoding ECF transporter S component, producing MKESRMFAKFTTLDIVLMAMLATLNGVMTVYLSLINKTLNSLGGPIATSTIVGLYMIYGLLAYYIIRKPGTAVIAYAFGAVVQSFMGSAYGIASIIAAAVCYMIAAELVFALLRYRRWNAVSLMLVGGAMVPLWFIVAANMFGYMHWGWKVLTIALVVRILSGIVLCGLLTKVLGDALNRTGLLKRFELGRASRA
- a CDS encoding AbrB/MazE/SpoVT family DNA-binding domain-containing protein, encoding MKSTGMTRPLDALGRIVIPKEMRISMDYNVGDPVEIFADEETGILAFRKYTGVTCKMCGSTEQLTYFRDSFICGECIESLKKGVNFSPVLRPAKSALSNSQRSNKESKRLRRSTQQMIESLKELMQKHPNAAQHEYAKILEVSQARISQLKKML
- a CDS encoding GNAT family N-acetyltransferase, yielding MCAYACKGHIPPQESSRLRLRRMESGDAATMFACWSDPEVHRYMNLSGMSGREDAEDMIELLNELAKTEDALRWGIELKENGKLIGSCGFNYWQTEGAYKAEIGYEIAKPYWRQGYMTEALSLVLSFGYNTIRLNRIEALVDPRNTGSQALLSSMGWTQEGLLRQVQHTSTGFKDMLMYSLLHEEWLRLEAQRNAVSV
- a CDS encoding MerR family transcriptional regulator, with product MAYTVKEVSNLSGISVRTLHYYDEIGLLKPHHIGNNGYRYYEQEQLLRLQQIMVYRELDLPLSEIGNVLEQTKEQKAEVLQEHRAKVEAKVFRLHTLLQTIDETVAHLKGEQAMKPEQMYQGFNPEKQEMYEHDLTDRYGQEAQKTIQESKTATENWSKEDYLDSQAEADQIHRRLAEAMNKGLKHNSEEVQALIRRHLQWVSRFYTPTAEIYSGLGDLYVEHEDFNKMYEGYRPGLAEYLRDGMKVLAERELN
- a CDS encoding energy-coupling factor transporter transmembrane component T family protein, with the protein product MLFQYNGGSSPLHRLGPLSKLIWVGCFSLLSMVWDSTLREAVLLAVLIAVAGLGARLTLARQLRAMSFLIGLGIPYFILSILAIREGHPVASWGPIVITAEGLDIAGALTLRIFVLFLASYIYLSTTDPRDFVQALNLRLRVPYRFAFGISVALTFLPLLEEEGRTIMAARRVRGQEPPRGWSHRLSWWSGYAAAVLVNAVRRVQQTALAMEGKGFGAYAERTYLRTLKNGRLGNLCAVTAVVATAVLGWSL